In the genome of Cellvibrio sp. KY-YJ-3, one region contains:
- the rep gene encoding DNA helicase Rep codes for MTQLNPRQKEAVLYIDGPCLVLAGAGSGKTSVITRKIAYLIEQCDIPARHIAALTFTNKAAREMKERASKLVKGSASRGLTVSTFHNLGLNIIRREHKSLGFKPGFSIFDSEDARSLLKDLMMKDGDLDSDHLDLVQHQISNWKNDLVIPALALSMAQSPGEQAIALIYQRYNQALRAYNAVDFDDLILIPVELFQTNAEVLARWQRKIRYLLVDEYQDTNSSQYLLVQLIVGNRGALTVVGDDDQSIYAWRGARPENMSLLKQDYPSLRVIKLEQNYRSTSRILRVANHLIANNPHEFDKALWSEMGLGDPIRVLRCKNEDAESERVATEILTQRMRNQYKYRDFAVLYRGNHQARLLEMKLQQHQIPYKISGGSSFFAKTEIKDVMAYLRLIVNPDDDNAFLRIINTPRRQIGTSTLEALGGYAGERNISLFAALDELGLQSRIPEKNLERLQRFAHWIKQVTRNCGGDRPVDAIREMLNDIDYEGWLHQNSASSKAAEKRMENVFYLVESLQKTIDKNSSDDDDGEESRIEDAVAKLVLRDMMERQEEEDLSDQVQLMTLHASKGLEFPHVFMVGMEEELLPHRNSIEDNNIEEERRLTYVGITRAQRTLTMTLAGKRKQFGEMSETTPSRFLDELPVEDVEWEGFGEQSPEKNLAKGEETLANLLNLFD; via the coding sequence GTGACCCAACTCAACCCGCGCCAAAAAGAAGCCGTGCTCTACATCGATGGCCCCTGTCTGGTTCTGGCGGGGGCGGGCAGTGGCAAAACCAGCGTAATTACCCGCAAAATCGCCTATTTGATTGAACAGTGCGATATACCCGCACGTCATATCGCCGCCCTGACGTTTACCAACAAGGCCGCGCGCGAGATGAAAGAGCGCGCCAGCAAATTGGTCAAAGGCAGCGCCTCGCGCGGTTTGACCGTATCGACCTTCCACAACCTCGGCCTGAATATCATTCGCCGCGAACACAAAAGCCTCGGGTTTAAACCCGGTTTTTCCATCTTCGACTCCGAAGATGCGCGCTCCCTGCTCAAAGATTTAATGATGAAAGATGGCGATTTGGACAGCGACCATCTGGACTTGGTACAGCACCAGATCTCCAATTGGAAAAACGACCTTGTCATTCCCGCGCTCGCCTTGAGCATGGCGCAGAGCCCCGGCGAGCAGGCCATCGCGCTGATTTACCAGCGCTACAACCAAGCCCTGCGCGCCTATAACGCCGTGGACTTTGATGATTTGATCCTTATCCCGGTGGAATTGTTCCAGACCAATGCCGAGGTGCTCGCGCGCTGGCAGCGTAAAATCCGCTACCTGTTGGTGGATGAATATCAAGATACCAACTCCAGCCAATACCTCTTAGTGCAGTTGATTGTGGGCAATCGCGGCGCGCTCACGGTGGTGGGCGACGACGACCAGTCCATCTACGCCTGGCGCGGTGCGCGCCCGGAAAACATGTCACTGTTAAAGCAGGACTACCCCAGCCTGCGGGTGATCAAACTGGAACAGAACTATCGCTCCACCAGCCGCATCCTGCGGGTGGCCAACCATTTAATCGCCAACAACCCCCATGAATTTGACAAGGCGCTGTGGAGTGAAATGGGCTTGGGCGATCCGATCCGCGTGCTGCGCTGTAAAAACGAGGACGCCGAGTCCGAGCGCGTCGCCACCGAAATCCTTACCCAGCGCATGCGCAACCAGTACAAGTACCGCGATTTTGCGGTGCTCTATCGCGGCAACCATCAGGCGCGCCTGCTGGAGATGAAACTACAACAGCATCAGATTCCCTACAAAATCAGCGGCGGCTCCTCGTTTTTTGCCAAAACCGAAATCAAGGACGTAATGGCCTATTTGCGCCTGATTGTTAACCCTGATGACGACAACGCCTTTTTGCGCATTATCAACACCCCGCGCCGCCAGATCGGCACCAGCACCCTGGAGGCGCTGGGTGGTTACGCCGGCGAACGCAACATCAGTTTATTTGCCGCGCTCGATGAGCTTGGCCTACAAAGTCGCATTCCCGAGAAAAATCTGGAGCGATTACAGCGATTTGCGCACTGGATCAAACAAGTGACCCGCAATTGCGGCGGCGACAGGCCAGTGGATGCTATCCGCGAGATGCTTAACGATATTGATTACGAAGGCTGGCTGCACCAAAACTCGGCAAGTAGCAAAGCCGCCGAGAAGCGCATGGAGAACGTGTTTTATCTGGTTGAATCGCTGCAAAAAACCATCGACAAAAATAGCAGCGATGACGACGACGGCGAGGAGTCACGTATTGAAGATGCCGTCGCCAAACTGGTATTACGCGACATGATGGAACGACAGGAAGAGGAAGACCTGAGCGATCAGGTACAGCTCATGACCTTGCACGCCTCCAAAGGGCTGGAGTTCCCCCATGTATTTATGGTGGGTATGGAAGAGGAATTGCTGCCCCATCGCAATAGCATTGAAGACAATAACATTGAAGAAGAACGCCGCCTGACCTATGTGGGCATCACCCGCGCCCAGCGCACCCTGACCATGACCCTCGCCGGCAAACGCAAACAGTTTGGCGAGATGAGCGAAACCACCCCCAGCCGGTTTCTGGATGAGCTGCCAGTAGAGGATGTGGAGTGGGAAGGTTTTGGCGAACAGAGCCCGGAGAAGAATCTGGCCAAAGGCGAGGAGACCCTGGCGAACCTGCTCAATCTATTCGATTAG